In the genome of Nonomuraea sp. NBC_00507, the window CCCTGTTCGGCGTCAGTTCGATGGCCTCCTTGCCGGAGAGGTCGAGATCGGCGTCGAGGAGCCGCATCCCGGTGCCGAGCACGACCGGCACGACGTGCAGCTCCAGCTCGTCCAGCAGGCCGGCCTTGATCACTTGGCGGAGCAGACTGCCGCCCCCGGCGATGGCGACGTTCTTACCGTTCGCCGCCGCGCGGGCCTGCTCTATGGCGCCGGCTATGCCGTCGGTGACGTACGTGAAGCTAGTGCCGCCTCGGCGTACCAACGTCTGGCGGGGGCGGTGCGTCACGACGAACACCGGCGCGCGGAAGGGCGGCTCCTCCCCCCAGGGGATCTCGCCGCCGTCGGCCATACGCCGGCCCATGACGTACGCGCCGGCGGACTCGAATGACTCGGCGATGATGTCGGAGTTCGTGTCCTGCACGCCCCCGGCGAAGCCCTGCCGCTCGCGCCACGCCATCGCGTCGATCACCCAGCGCGTGATCCGGAAGAAGCCCGCGGCCTCTGCCGAGTCGATCCAGCTTCCGTCGCCGCTGTGCCGTGCGCCGGCGTAGAAGCCGTCCAGGGACACCGACATCTGTGCCGTCACCTTGGTCATCTCGCTTCGCCTCCTTCTCTGGCGGCGCCCCGTCCGGGCCCGCTCACCAGAGGGTCGAAGCCGGCGGCCTCTTCTCTACATCATCGCGAAAGGCGCTAGCGGTCATCGCCTCCGTGAGTACGTAGGCACCCCACCCGGCCGACCTTCGCTCGGTA includes:
- a CDS encoding dihydrofolate reductase family protein, with the translated sequence MTKVTAQMSVSLDGFYAGARHSGDGSWIDSAEAAGFFRITRWVIDAMAWRERQGFAGGVQDTNSDIIAESFESAGAYVMGRRMADGGEIPWGEEPPFRAPVFVVTHRPRQTLVRRGGTSFTYVTDGIAGAIEQARAAANGKNVAIAGGGSLLRQVIKAGLLDELELHVVPVVLGTGMRLLDADLDLSGKEAIELTPNRVVHTPAVTHLRYTVNGRAALVLDDRGSGTGEPMPGDRGDA